The DNA region TTCCTTCCCTATGATCAAATGGACCATTTGGGTTCTTCTCTGTGATTAACCTTCCACCAACTTTCCCTGAAGttttttgctttcttctttttagctTTTGAGTCAGATTAGTCTGCTTTAGACACGTTTTGTCAGAAAAAATCAATCATATTTTAACTACGCCACAGCTGTAAAGTAACTCATAGCGTGTTAGACTTTTTGACTTTGCTGCGTAATCCCACACCTTGTAACTGGATGCTTCCTTTCAAAGGAGTCCACTACAATGCATTTTTTATGTCCAATTCTCATAACATGTTACACGCTTTGTCCAAATCCGGGATGAATATAGGTAGCTAATGAGGCCGTTTGATCAATTTTAAATGTGACACTGTCctatttatttgacttttttttattataaaataacagatgtttgaaataaatttataaaatcaacTAAAGTAACATGATTGGAAaagtataaagtaaaaaaaaaaaaaaacatgaaaagttggacaaaaaatttatattcattaTACCCTCTAACTATTGGCATTTCTTGGATGAGCACACTCAGGCAAACTTGGAACAAATATTTTAAGTCTTTAGTCGGTGAGGTCGACTACACAAGTGGGTACCAAAGATGTCACGTGGGAGATACTGACCCTTGTCGGCCAAGTTGCCCTAGTACACTCGCATtaatgctgatttttttttagtgaaaggtGGTCCAAGTCCAAGCGTCCAAGTCAGTTCGACGCATTCCAACAATTATAGAATTCGTGATATACAAAAATGTTGATGTTGTAATTAAGTTTTGTAGCGTAGACAAGCCCAAAAGATTTTGGCCATTGCTTAAAAATTTCGATGATGGAGAAAAGAAACTCTCTAAGCTGTGATTCCATTCAAATTTAGGACTTACGTGGGACAACGCTTCTTGAACTGGAGATTTTAAATTGAATGACAAATGGAAAAATTACAGGTTTGTGGCAACTTGAAGGTTTCAGTTATTCAATGCATGGTGGGGGTTCTTGCCTACtttgttgatggaacatatgtttgttcaattttatttatgttttatgcATTTTTATGAGGTGTACAAGTTTAGTAATCTAGTACGGTTTAAGTTAGTTCATGTAACTCAAGttctttgaaaatatttttgtggaactcgagttctagaaatttttttttctaattccaAGTTCACTATAACTtaattgtccaaaaatcgagttttacatttaaaactcaattttagaATAGCATATTCCTAAATAGTTTTAGACTTGGGGCATTTTGCTTGAAAGTTTGTGAGAAATggacaaatgcccattttggccctagATAAAGGTAGCAATCAAGGAGATAAAAGGAAATAGTGTAAGACTCATGCGAgacttagggtttgtttggaatccgtttattttgctgaaactgaaaactttttgctgaaagtactatacataaaagtaaaagttaactaaaatagtacagtgaaactcatgaatagtattaaCAAGTGCAGTAGGGCtaataaatagtagcaaaaataagcttaatagtaaaataagctaccTTTTTAATCTGTAGCCAAACTCACACCTAAACGCATGCTATTTACTTAACAGACAAACGACACCGTATCTCAGCTATTCCAAATGCTGCGTTTTGTGTACCCAAGCAAGATTTTGGTAATTCGTTACAATTGCATGAGCCACTGGCCACGTGTCTTACAGTTATAGAAATAGAAATTCATTTTCTCAAAGCTAAGATTTGACCTTGTTTATGGTCCTTAAgaacttagagcatccacaacagtggagctaaaattttaacaatttaactccacaaaaagttattttatctattttacctactcattttacaaaacatgctacagcagtagatctattttagctttcaacacaataaaataatataaacatcacaataaaataatatatctactacaataaaataatatatcccactaccaaaaaaatattcacaacaccaaccacaaccacctcTACCATCAGCCACAACcacacccaccaccaccaccaccactagtccacagcagggaaaaaaaaaaaaaaaaaccaattgaaatcTCTAATCATTTTCCTCACCCTagaccaaacaaaatcaccaatcacaaacaaaataaaaaatcaattattattattattattattattggagatgattttttttttttttgacaacaaaccaattattattattattattattattattattattattattattattattattattattattattgttattattttgttggctcagtaataactaataaatgAGAGATATCAAAACCAGAAAGGCATAATTCAAAGATGTTTATATCCTTTCACAGGATAAACAAACAGTTACAAGCTACTACAACAGTAGGGGAAGGGGGGAGGGTAACAAGCAAGTCCTTAATTGTGGCAAAACAAAACGTACAAATACTAGCATTTGAGAAGAAAAGCCACAAATCCATCCAACAGCAGCTTTATGTTTCCACTCTCCGTTCACTTCAGTCGCTAGGAATTGATATAGAAAGATTCAAACAATTTAAAGAGGATCACAAGAAAAAATGGTGCTACCAACAGATTTACCAATTGGCATCACTATGTAGAAATTATTTGTTTTCCTacacaaatgaaaaaagtttAATTAGTATTGGAATAAGTTAATGCATCAAAAAAGGAAGTATCCTTAAAGCATTGTTCCCAAtactttttttccttcaaaaaacaaagaaagcatAGATCTCAGTGATcactaaaattcaaaaactgaTTTTAGCTACATTTCACTAACCTTTATCGTCTGAAGCATTGATATCATCGCCACTATTGTTGTTGGTATCATCAGCCTGGTTAGTTGTTGTCCCTTTTGATCTCTCCAAATACTTAGAACTGAGATTGTGGATCTCATAGCCAAAAATACCTGTGCGAGCCTTGTGACGGAGGAAGATGAATGGTACATGCTCAATGATCCAATAATGTGACCCTTGCTTTGGATCCAAACTTTGTTCAAATTCACTGGGCATATCTATAAATATCAGTTTGCTAAGGTTTCTTAGGTGTTGGACACCAGAGGGTACCTCCATTAGTTGTGGACAACGTTCAACGCTCAATTTTTCAAGAAGGGGTAACGCTTCTTTGTATATATTCAATGAAATCAATTCAGTCAGATCTGCTAGCCCTATCACTTTTAGTTTTGGAAATCCTCCTTTTCTAATTTGCAATTGCTCTGATCCATTGTATGCTTCCATTTCCAGGATGAGCCCTGCTAGATTGGTAAGATTTTGGAAGGCTTTGAGAGGATCGTCCCTTAACCTTGTCCAATAAAAGTTTATTGAGATTAGGTGTTGAAGTTCTGAAATCCAGTTCGGCAACTTGGCTAAACGCCCCTTCATGGAGAGCTTTCGAAGACATTTAGATGGAGATGAAATCGGCTGTAAATCAACAACCTCCTCTTCGTTGATCAAGCTTACATATAGATCTGTTAAGCTGTTCATGTTCTCAATAGAGATACATAAGGCACTTCCAGTCTCCCTAGTCAGGTTTACCAAGTCTAGATCCTTCAATTGGCTCAACTTTCTCAAATCTTCAACCAATTTGACCCCTCCAAGATTTGTGTCCACGTACCGTAGGTTTCCCAGTGCCTTTAAGCATCCAATGCTCCCATGTATTTTAACTCCTCTTAAAATATTAAGACTGATGCCCATGTTGTCATCAAAATAGTAGGCTAAAAGACACCGTAGCTTATGAAGCCTATGGATCGGAAAAGGTACCTCCTGTATTAGGGTTTGTTCCAAAGACAAAGTCTCCAAATTCTGCAGCTTTACAATGGATTTTGGAAGAGTCTTTACTTTTGTACCATTCAAGTTTTAATActttaaatgaaataaattccCCACATCTTCAGGAAAATGATCCAATGGAGTACTCTCAAAACCCAATACTTTCATaagcttgaaattttttaaaaatgaactcATAAAGGACTCGTGCAATTCATCAATattgaagaataaaagagaATGGATGGGAGATTTCTTAAAGCTCTGCAATACGCCATTTGAAACTCTATGTACTAACATACATCGTGTTGGTTCTTCATAACTTGACTCCCCTTTTGAAAAAACATGACAAAAACCTAAATCTTCCATCTTTTGTAAGATGATGTCATGCAATAGGTCATGGATTCCACACACTATAACTTATCCACCAACATTAACCTCTAATACTTGAACCAAGCTTTTGTCAATAAGCTCGGTCAAGTATTCTTTGCTGATCTCTTCCAATGTTTTATCCTTTATTTCATTGACAAAGCCTTCAGCTATCCATTGTTGAATCAATGTTCTACATAAAATGCAAAAATTCTCTAGATACGTGCCATAAGAGACAAGATTTAAGATGGTATGGTAAGTCTTCATAACTTAAGGATAGAACTTTGTGGACACCAAAAAGATGGGGATTTGTTCCTGACTCATAGGCAAGGTTGTCATGCAAGTTTCTTCATTCAAACAaggttttgtgtttggttgataAAAGACCACCTATAGAAGTAATTGCTTATTGTAATCCTTGGCATTTCTCAACAATTTCTTGAGACAATTCCTCTAACTCTAAGGGGCAATGTCCTCCAAAGTCATTTCGGAATGCTCTTTTGCAAAAGAGCTCCCATGCCTTCTTAGGAGGCAGTGGTTGTAACTAATGAACATAGACAGGACAAgattttttgcaaaaattaaCAACTTTAAACTTACGTGTTGTGATAATTATTCTAGAAGCTTTTTTACTACCGGGTAAAACATGTTCTATATCCTCCCGAAAATCTATTTTTTGTATATCATCAAATACAACCACATACCTCTTTTGCTGCAAGTAATTCCTTAAGCTTAATATCAAGGACTCCTCATCCATTAAGTCCATTCCCGGAAGAGGACTCTTCATTTTGAACCCACAAAATTGCTTTATCATGCTCCTTAGTAGATCTTCAAGGTTGTATGATTGAGAAACCAAGATCCAAGCCTGGCAGTCAAAGTGTCCTCTCACAGTTTGGTGGTCATAGACTTTCTTGGCAAAAGTGGTCTTGCCCAGTCCCCCCATTCCCAATATCGAAAGCATAATTATGCGATGCGGCAGTCCTTTTACCAACCAACTAATCAAATTATCTCTATGAAATTCAATTCGCACAATGTCAATATCATCAAGATAAAGGGAAGCTTTTCGAGGATCATGCCACCTAACATTTGGAGCACGGCTACTCAATCCATGAGCAAATGGATTTGAAGTGATATCTTTCAGTCCTTTCCTTGATTTTCGAGGATCATGcatcatgcatctctttatatgcattgttttgtttttgttttttttatcttacttttatgcttttgcttttgtgtgtgtaaaaatccaaaaccacataaaaagtgaaaaattcaaaaagtttgatcgtgtATGTTTGAGCACATTTCACATGCGAGTTTGGCTtagtaccttcgtactaatgacgtagtgcatttacgagcttagcttgttttgtatgcacatctatctttgtgggaaaaatcttgaaatctatgtgtgactattgtaaatcgatcttcaagcttgtcatgaatgattagtcaatagtcttgttggtcttgatacatgcatagacttgtgcctatatcttcttgacttttatgtttttgtttataactCATCAAATGttaaatctcgaaaagagataatgagctgcaaaagccatcgcatatactagtatttgactagaaaaaaggaaaagcgacttgtattgaaatgtatggtgcctcaaaaagccaaaggcttactcacaaagatgaaatatcaaaaagttcaagcatcgatctcaaagtgagatttatttgttcaaaaataatcaaatgttatgatttgtaaataagccaaatgaaaagtttcaaagatatgtaatcattttcttgtgggagatcatatatgttcatttctataattgagatagtccacttgacttagtactagttgtgtatgacttgattgaattgatcattgaagcttcattTTAGACTAAGGATTATTCCATACTTgatcatagttttaaaaaccggaccggaccggccggtccgaccGGTTCAACCGGGAACCGGCCTTAAATCCGGTCCGGTTATGCTATAAAAACGGAAATACACTAAAAAACGGTGAATAGTGCAGACCGGCCGGTTCGACCTTAAAAACCGGAAAACCGGCCGATCGAACCGGTTTTGCTTATCTGCCTTCAACCCCTAAACTACGTCGTTTTGCCCTACAAATTTAACCCTAAAATCCTAAATCTATGTTCAGCTTCTCAGACTCTCAgtctctcacactctcacttCTTTCCTCAATCCTCAGTCACGCCTCCAGCCAGCAGTCCAGCTCCAGCCTCCTCATTCATTCCTCAAGCTCTCTCTCTGCTTTCATCCTCACGCCCTCAGTTGCACAGCCCACGCCCTCGCGCCCCTCGCGCCCCACGCCCTCGCGCCCCTGCCTCGCGCCCCTCGCGCCCTCCCTCGCGCCCCACGCCCTCGCGCCCTCGCGCCCCTCGCGCCCTCCCTCGCGCCCCACGCCCTCGCGCCCTCGCGCCCCTGCCTCGCGCCCCTCGCGCCCCACGCCCTCGCGCCCCTGCCTCGCGCCCTCAGCAGCTCAGCCCAGGCCTCGCGCCCCTGCATCGCTCTGCCTCGCGCCCTCCCCTGCCTCGCTCAGCAACTCTGtaatattcttttcttcttctattttgggtttttttttttttttttttccagcttcATCAgataataaactaataattagtaattacttaattagtattcttttcttttttatgattttgattaattgattttgattttgtcattttgatcattttcttggttctgtttttttttttttttttttttttcatctcagATTCTCAGTTCATAGTTCATGTTCTGGGCTTCATCTCGATTCTCCTCCCGTGACTTCACTGGTAAGTGGTAATTTCAATTGTTAGTTTACAATagcattttagtttatttgtgtatgttgtggatttgatttACATAGTATTATTGTTTGGAAAATATAGTTTACAGAGGACTATGCTTTTGATTGTGGATGTTAGTATTGagaaatttatttgttgataaaatgGTTGATACTAGTCTGAAATTATTGACTATTGTTTATGTATATTGAgttgatgaatttatttgtgGATAAACTGGTTGCTGTTAGTTTGAAATTATTGACTATTGTTTGTGTATGTTgtgttgatgaatttatttgttgataaaataGTTGCTGCCAGTTGAAATTGTTGAGTGAAATGGAGTCAGCTTCTGTACCATCTAATGAACATGCTTCTACAACCGGGTCTAATGCTAATTCTTCATCTGTGAGAGCGAAATGTGATCCCGCATGGGATCATGTAACTGAAGAGTTTAAAGACGGAAAAAGTAGTTATAGATGTATACATTGTGGGAAAAGTTATAAAGGAGGGGGCATCAATAGGATGAAAAGACATCTAGCTGGAATTAAAGGTGATGTGGCTGCATGTATGGGTGTACCTTATGATGTTAGGTTTCAAATGGTTGAGAATTTGAAAGGCATTGCTAAAtctaaagaacaaacaaaaaaggatcAAGAAGCATCTAATTATTCACCATTAGAGGACTCACCAGAATTTGAAGATGTCCAAGAAATTACTCCTAGAGATAGGGGGTTAGGTAGGGGAAATAGAAGTGGTGCTCCTAGTAATTTTCCACTACGATCCAATCTTGGCAAGAGAAAGGTTGGTGACATTGGTAATTACTTTGCTCCTAGAACAACACCGGGAGCTCAACCTTCTATTAAAAGTGTTCTTGttggcaaagaaaagaagtttaGGGTTGATATGGCTGTAGCAAGATGGATGTATGATGCTTGCATTCCAATTAATGCTGTAAATTCTAGTTATTATCAACCTATGCTTAATGCTGTAGCTTCTTATGGTCCTGGATATAGAGGCCCAAATTATCATGCCCTTCGAGTGCCTTTGTTGAGAGAAGCAAAAAGAGAAGTCCAATTGATTGTTGATTCTCATCGTTCATATTGGGCTGATACTGGTTGTACAATAATGGCTGATGGGTGGACTGATACTAGGCATAGAACATTGATTAATTTCCTTGTCTATTGTCCTAAAGGAATTGTTTTTATACGTTCTGTTGATGCTTCTGACTTGGTTAAGGATGCTATTAATTTGAGTAACTTGTTTGATGAAATTGTTAATTGGGTTGGTCCTGCAAATATAGTGCATTTGGTCACTGACAATGCTGCAAATTATGTAGCTGCTGGAAGAATTTTGTGTGGAAAATATAGGAACATTAGTTGGTCACCTTGTGCAGCACATTGcctaaacttaatttttaaggagattgGGAAGATGGATCATGTAGCTAAACTTGCAAAGCGTGCATCCAAGATCACAGTGTTCATCTATAATCATGTGGCTTTGCAAGCTTGGTTGAGGACTAGAAAAAATTGGACGGAAATTGTGCGTCCAGGGCCAACTAGGTTTGCTACTACTTTCATTGCCTTAGGGAGTCTTAAGGAACATAAGCATGATTTACAAGCATTGGTGACTAGcaaattttatgttgaatcaAGATATGCAAAAGATAAGAAAGCAAAGGCAGTGGTGAAAATCATTCTTGACAATCAATTTTGGAATGATTGTCATGTAATTGTGCATATTATGTCACCATTGATTCGTTTATTACGCATTGTTGATTCTGATGAAAAACCAGCTATGGGTTATGTATATGATGGCATGTATAGAGTAATTGATGgaatcaaaaaaattttcaaggaCAAGAAGAGATTATGGGAGCCTTATGTTAATATTATCAAGGATCGTTGGGATAATCAATTTTATAGAGATATTCATGCTGCTGCTTATTGGTTGAATCCTGCATTCCAATATGACTCGTCTACTCTTAATAAGAGGCTAGAGACACAATCTGCTGTGACAGATGTTATTGAATCAAAAGTTTCAGTTGGCCGGTTGAAATTGGTGGAGGAATTAAGGCTATTTCGAGAGCGTGAACAAACTTTTGGAACCCAACTTGCTCAAGAATCAGCCAAGACATCTCAGCCGGGTAAgatattgtttattttaactaataataaaatgaaaatatgttttaaagatcatagctcttttttatatttttgggataagtatGTTTATTGATTCATTGTATCCTTGTTTTGTGTTGTATATGAAACTTAGATGAGTGGTGGAAGTTGTTTGGATCTTGTGCTCCAACCTTACAAAAGTTTGCAATTCGGATCCTTAGCCAAACAGCTGCCTCTTCGGGATGTGAGCGGAATTGGAGTGTTTTTGAACAAATACatagcaaaagaagaaatagattggAGCATCAACGACTTAATGATCTTGTGTATGTTCATTATAACTACCGATTGAAAGAaaggtatatatattatataatctcTTTGTTTCAACATTTTTGTGGGAAAATATGAGTGATTCACTAATTTGGTCAAGTGGGttctttgtgattgtgaaatataAATGATTTGGTTATCAATTATTCATTATGTTCATCTTGTGATATAGAGTCAAAAGGAAGAAGTTCAATTTTGATCCTATTGATTATGCAAGTATCGACAAAACTAAATTTTGGGTAGTGGAAGATGAGGAGCCTCCATTTCTGGATCATGAGGAGATAGAGAATGCATTATATGAAGAGGGAGCTCATCCAATCGAAGAAGGATCATCTAGCCATGTACAAAGAGGTTAGCTTATAACAATTCTTTGTCTAGTTGTATATTTTAATTAgactatttatgatttatgagaaATGATTATTAGAATCgttatttcatttattgttctttggttttggaatttgtaTAGATATGGACAATGAAGTgattgaggatgatgatgatgatatcaatttggaatcatttggtgatgaagatgatgctcCTCCCggatttagagataaaaatcatCCTATTCCTattgaagatgaggatgaggatgaggatgatgataatgatgctaGTGGCGGAGCATTTGGTTCACATGAtgatattgatttcaattttcttcataacaAATGAGGCTTGAGTCTtaaaacttattagttgtttgtttgaaactttaaaacttatttgctatttggatgtaatgaacttattttttatttgccaTTTGGATGTAAATATAATGACTAATGaagttatttatttagttttgttgaaagtttattttgttaaggaTGATTGTtatgttaaattctttaaaaagatattatatacttctttaaaaaaattattaattatttatataatttaaataaataataattaaattatttatgacgtcaccGGTTCGACCATCGGTCCGACCTCGGTTCGACCTTAAAACCGGTATTTAGCTCCTTTTCCGGTTCTTTCACcgtaccggtttttaaaaccatgtacttgatccacacacacaacacacaagtttaatattcaatgaatgcctatttcatttgtgtgtttgtacatgttcaaatgtgatgtgtgtgcgCTCAACCATATGTGGattaaaccaaaaagatttttgttctttttgtttgcttttggaagtgatttgtatcattcatgtttttcaaagtttttcaagttgtttttgtgtgaaacACATGTGTTCTGGGTGTTTTCGTGACTTATTTCATGTGTAAGCTCAATTGGGAGTTAAATGGTCCAATTCCCAAGTTTTTCAATCTTGGACAGAGACTTTCGCGACTATTTCACAAGTAAAACTTACCAACGAAATACCAGCAAGATACCAGCGAAATTTTGCGAATATGTAACCAACGAAAATTCCCAGCTTCCCACAAAAATCATTAGATCAGCTTTTAAAATGGTATTTCGTGGGACATTTGTTTTAAGTGTCTCCCATCTTCTCCCAAACCCCTATTTTAATGTTTCTACATCAAAATCCAACtaaattcaattgttttttattcCATTAATATTTCTaaggtaatctttaactcttttcattgattttgatccttagattatgtttttgggggttttatgttcatagttgGGATTTTTTCAAATGGGAGttgaaaaacttaatttttttcaatcttttttattggactttgttttaaataatgattttctttggatgttggccccttgtggcaaaaataacatgtatttaagcaagattttcatatgttcttgcattatttaacatacatgtgtagtgtgtgcactctaagtgtttgataaaatgcccaaatgacGTTTTCTcgttgttttggactccgatgagtaccaaTTTTTGGAGATCACTataattattcatgtttatcatCTTTTAATCATTGGTGgtatattttatacattttacCCTGTGAGTGGTTATTcatgcattggtcatgcatctcacatgcacactagATGCACCTTTGCTGCATGCACTCTAatacttgacatgttttgcattcactcatgctagttaagtctttttagatcttttagcacatataacatgttcttgtgtCTACATCATGTCTTGGTCTATATTTTGTTCCATCATccttagcatgtcatgtttacattatgctttgtagcattctttgtttttatcttcCGTTTGAGCttctttttctcattcatcttgcacccctcatgcatcatacccttgttcatatctttttttctttccctcctttCTCTTGATTCACTTGTctattcatgacaaaaagggggagaatatACCGGAGTGTTTCATCATGTTTATATGActcatgtgcacattcttaTGGGGAGAAATTTTACCTCGTGCACATTCGTAAAGGGAGAAAGCCATAGGGAAGATACATATACTAAGGGGGAGAAGACAACTTTTATGGGAAAACCttgttttgtctttgttttactttctgCTTGTTTTCTCAAtgctttatggtgctttgagttacttttagtatctatgctttgCTGATCTCATTGCATCGTGTTTATGTGTTGGAacacacttgtgcccttgttggatcttgtatccttaatgcaaataccttttgcattttgcattggttgtgtgttcttgtgcccttgttggatgttgtatccttaatgcaatcTAAACCTAATGCTTCTTTAGCGTTATTGCATCAGttatgtgttggacatgcatacatccttatgCTATTGTGTTTTATTGGttgcatgttcggatgatcatttactTTGCTATATGATCATTATAGTCATTTCCATATGACTGTTTTGGTTTATGACCAcgttgctcatatgtttcacatcatgtttacttgatcgcaatttacttgttacattatacttgtccttttatcaCTTAATTTACCTTAAGGGTCTAATGtattttgtgcaagtgtttcaggttacaCGTACATATGTTCCAAGTGCTTTACAacttctagatttaggtgtgagtgagttttgtcattattttcaaactcacgtttaagtctagagtctgttatagggtgttttgtcacgaaatagccaaaaggggagattgtaaagttgtgatttacaactatgatttatgttggctttattctatgaaaaaagtgttttaattgcataaatttgtttccttgtatttttgtgggattttagtgtattaggtttagtattaagttggtgaaaactcaagcttaattgaagatcaATGCATTTTGCGACTAACTCGTGAGAAGTTCGCGAGAAGGTTTCCTGTGAAAaaggcatgtgagaagcacatgactgaaagctgaagagtcatgctagGCTGTCAATTTCGCGAGTATTtcacgggtaaggccttcccgcgagatactcatgaaactctcttcttagagatttttaagtgtgactttcttatcC from Castanea sativa cultivar Marrone di Chiusa Pesio chromosome 6, ASM4071231v1 includes:
- the LOC142637924 gene encoding disease resistance protein RPM1-like, whose amino-acid sequence is MGISLNILRGVKIHGSIGCLKALGNLRYVDTNLGGVKLVEDLRKLSQLKDLDLVNLTRETGSALCISIENMNSLTDLYVSLINEEEVVDLQPISSPSKCLRKLSMKGRLAKLPNWISELQHLISINFYWTRLRDDPLKAFQNLTNLAGLILEMEAYNGSEQLQIRKGGFPKLKVIGLADLTELISLNIYKEALPLLEKLSVERCPQLMEVPSGVQHLRNLSKLIFIDMPSEFEQSLDPKQGSHYWIIEHVPFIFLRHKARTGIFGYEIHNLSSKYLERSKGTTTNQADDTNNNSGDDINASDDKGKQIIST
- the LOC142638664 gene encoding uncharacterized protein LOC142638664; translated protein: MESASVPSNEHASTTGSNANSSSVRAKCDPAWDHVTEEFKDGKSSYRCIHCGKSYKGGGINRMKRHLAGIKGDVAACMGVPYDVRFQMVENLKGIAKSKEQTKKDQEASNYSPLEDSPEFEDVQEITPRDRGLGRGNRSGAPSNFPLRSNLGKRKVGDIGNYFAPRTTPGAQPSIKSVLVGKEKKFRVDMAVARWMYDACIPINAVNSSYYQPMLNAVASYGPGYRGPNYHALRVPLLREAKREVQLIVDSHRSYWADTGCTIMADGWTDTRHRTLINFLVYCPKGIVFIRSVDASDLVKDAINLSNLFDEIVNWVGPANIVHLVTDNAANYVAAGRILCGKYRNISWSPCAAHCLNLIFKEIGKMDHVAKLAKRASKITVFIYNHVALQAWLRTRKNWTEIVRPGPTRFATTFIALGSLKEHKHDLQALVTSKFYVESRYAKDKKAKAVVKIILDNQFWNDCHVIVHIMSPLIRLLRIVDSDEKPAMGYVYDGMYRVIDGIKKIFKDKKRLWEPYVNIIKDRWDNQFYRDIHAAAYWLNPAFQYDSSTLNKRLETQSAVTDVIESKVSVGRLKLVEELRLFREREQTFGTQLAQESAKTSQPDEWWKLFGSCAPTLQKFAIRILSQTAASSGCERNWSVFEQIHSKRRNRLEHQRLNDLVYVHYNYRLKERVKRKKFNFDPIDYASIDKTKFWVVEDEEPPFLDHEEIENALYEEGAHPIEEGSSSHVQRDDAPPGFRDKNHPIPIEDEDEDEDDDNDASGGAFELWELVTDGYVKPTSEQEAIYNVEQKNLLKDQRKKDKKALFLLYQGVVESTFEKITKAKSSKEVWEILGIFFKGVDLVKRFCLQTLHAKFEVAHMKDVVVIEESKDLETLSIEELMGSLQMHEQHIEKNSSSVVIEQTLESKFTLREEKPNGSRGGYTNSNYGKGHGRGTSRGQSARACGGNRNVQCFNCNKFEHHASDCRYNKSEGHDEQSNLVEASNVEKEECILLLAQEEANNSQEMWYLNSRASNHMSGGKKKKTQLSVELVEGVQGDVRLGDSSKFPI